The Aliiroseovarius sediminilitoris region AGCTCAACCATCCTGAAGCCATCGCCTTGATCACGGATGCAGTGGTCGAAGGCGCGCGCGACGGACGGTCGGTCGCTGACATGATGGAGGCCGGTGCTGAAATCGTTTCACGCAATCAATGCATGGATGGGATCGCCGAGATGATCCACGAAATCCAGGTCGAGGCTACGTTTCCAGACGGAACAAAGCTCGTCACCGTTCACAACCCCATTCGCTAAGGAGAATCCAATGCGCAACCTTGCTGCTCTTCTGCTCACCTCAACGCCCGCATTCGCACATGCTGATCGACTGCCTCATGCCCATGGGTCTGAAGCCTATTGGGTTGCTGCTGGCGTCATTGTGATCGCGCTCGCAGGACTGGGCATATTTCGACTGCAAAAACTGCGTGCCAGCAAATGATCCCCGGAGAGCTGTTTCCTGCCGCGGGTGAAATTACCCTGAATGCGGATCGCGAAGCGATCACGCTGATGGTCGCCAATACCGGGGACCGCCCGGTGCAAGTCGGCAGTCATTATCACTTTGCAGAAAGCAACACGGCGTTGGATTTCGACCGCGATGCGGCGCATGGCATGCGGCTTGATATTGCGGCCGGTACTGCCGTTCGGTTCGAACCGGGTCAGCGGCGCGAAGTAAACCTTATCCCCTTTTCCGGTGGTCGAAAGATATTTGGGTTTAACCAAAAAGTTATGGGAGCACTCTGATGCCCGCCACGATTTCCCGCGCTGACTATGCCGCCATGTTTGGCCCGACCACGGGGGACAAACTGCGACTGGCTGACACCGATTTGGTCATCGAGGTTGAACGCGATCTGACCGCCGATTTGGCGGCCGGTCAGGGCAATCAACCGCTTTACGGGGAAGAGGTGAAATTCGGCGGCGGCAAAGTGATCCGCGACGGGATGGGGCAGGCTCAGACCACACGTGCCCAAGGCGCGGTGGATACGGTGATCACCAATGCGCTGATCGTTGACCACACGGGGATCTACAAGGCAGATGTGGGTCTGAAAGACGGACGTATTGCCGGAATTGGCAAGGCGGGCAACCCGGATACGCAGCCGGGTGTGAACATCATCGTCGGACCGGGCACCGAGGCCATCGCAGGCGAGGGTCGCATCCTTACGGCTGGTGGTTTCGACAGCCATATCCATTTCA contains the following coding sequences:
- a CDS encoding urease subunit gamma, which encodes MNLTPREKDKLLVAMAAEVARKRLSRGVKLNHPEAIALITDAVVEGARDGRSVADMMEAGAEIVSRNQCMDGIAEMIHEIQVEATFPDGTKLVTVHNPIR
- a CDS encoding urease subunit beta, with the protein product MIPGELFPAAGEITLNADREAITLMVANTGDRPVQVGSHYHFAESNTALDFDRDAAHGMRLDIAAGTAVRFEPGQRREVNLIPFSGGRKIFGFNQKVMGAL